One Gemmatimonadaceae bacterium DNA window includes the following coding sequences:
- a CDS encoding Ig-like domain-containing protein → MRHLTRWLVGALGAVLTFGCANRGGLGPPGGPVDPTPPRVTLVTPESGSVNQRAGSVRFEFNKVINDNPSGGQLDRFFLISPTDGDPRVNWHRDRIDVRPRHGFRANTAYTVTLLPGLADVRGNQMKQGGATVFSTGATIPQFGILGTIFDWTAERPAGGALIEAISRPDSVLYITAADSLGQYVVGPLKPGRYTLLGFLDRNNNRILDNAEMWDSATVIIGQVRPVVELLAISRDTFPPRMTAASREDSATMRVTFDRALDPKMPLTPALFRLQKSDSTQVAIASVIGARAAADSAARRDSTRRDSTARRDTTVRRDTTARRDTIPVRAAAPPGAPPSIVPLPAPTPARAPAGQPAGPRLVPRIGTAPPPPKPSVPGPESTVLLKIASPALLEPGVTYRVTARNVRNIVGRAGTSTRTVTMPKVPLPTAKDSLKRDSTRVRDTTRTAPPRRPPSHR, encoded by the coding sequence GTGCGGCACCTGACGCGCTGGCTCGTCGGCGCGCTCGGCGCCGTGTTGACGTTCGGATGCGCGAATCGCGGCGGGCTCGGGCCACCGGGTGGTCCCGTCGACCCGACACCGCCCCGAGTGACCCTGGTGACGCCGGAATCCGGTAGCGTGAACCAGCGTGCGGGCTCGGTTCGCTTCGAGTTCAACAAGGTCATTAACGACAATCCGAGCGGTGGACAGCTCGATCGGTTTTTCCTCATCTCGCCGACAGACGGGGATCCGCGCGTGAACTGGCATCGCGATCGGATCGACGTGCGGCCGCGACACGGCTTTCGCGCGAACACTGCCTACACCGTAACGTTGCTGCCGGGACTCGCTGACGTCCGCGGAAATCAGATGAAGCAAGGCGGTGCCACCGTGTTTTCGACCGGCGCGACGATTCCGCAGTTTGGTATCCTCGGAACCATCTTCGATTGGACGGCCGAGCGTCCAGCGGGGGGCGCACTCATCGAGGCCATCTCGCGACCCGATAGCGTCCTGTACATCACGGCGGCCGACTCGTTAGGCCAGTACGTGGTGGGTCCGCTCAAACCCGGACGTTACACGCTCCTGGGCTTTCTCGATCGCAACAACAATCGAATCCTCGACAATGCCGAGATGTGGGACAGCGCCACGGTCATCATCGGCCAGGTACGCCCCGTCGTCGAGCTGCTCGCGATCTCGCGAGACACGTTCCCGCCGCGCATGACGGCGGCGTCGCGCGAAGACAGCGCGACGATGCGCGTGACATTCGATCGGGCACTCGATCCAAAAATGCCATTGACGCCGGCGCTCTTTCGGCTCCAGAAATCCGATTCGACGCAGGTTGCGATCGCGTCGGTGATTGGAGCGCGGGCCGCTGCAGATAGTGCGGCTCGGCGCGACTCGACGCGACGCGATAGCACCGCGCGGCGGGACACAACCGTACGGCGCGACACAACCGCACGGCGCGATACCATTCCGGTGCGCGCCGCGGCACCGCCGGGTGCACCACCGTCGATCGTGCCGCTCCCAGCACCAACGCCGGCGCGCGCGCCGGCAGGACAGCCGGCCGGACCGCGACTCGTGCCGCGCATTGGGACCGCGCCACCACCGCCGAAACCATCGGTGCCGGGACCGGAGAGTACGGTGCTGCTCAAGATCGCGTCGCCGGCGCTGCTCGAACCGGGGGTGACATATCGCGTCACGGCGCGCAACGTTCGGAACATCGTTGGGCGCGCCGGAACCAGCACGCGGACGGTGACGATGCCGAAGGTGCCGCTGCCAACTGCGAAGGACTCTCTCAAGCGTGATTCGACGCGGGTTCGCGACACGACGCGCACGGCGCCTCCTCGCAGGCCACCGAGTCACCGATGA
- a CDS encoding biotin transporter BioY, translating to MSTLLTPVRSARDTRVALVGITGFAIALAAASQVAIPLPLTPVPITLQPLVVALAGLMLGPTAGAASMVLYLAAGAAGLPVFAPIGAPGIARFFGPTGGYLIAYPAAAFVAGVLARREPSLVGRWLAATAGVVVILFGGVAQLAIVSQSVGRAIAIGLTPFALLDIVKAFVAALIAGRRLPSIRQAD from the coding sequence ATGAGTACTCTCTTAACTCCCGTCCGTTCTGCGCGCGATACCCGCGTCGCCCTCGTCGGCATCACCGGCTTCGCGATCGCGCTCGCCGCCGCGTCGCAGGTCGCGATTCCGCTGCCGTTGACGCCCGTGCCAATCACGTTGCAGCCGCTCGTGGTCGCACTCGCTGGCCTGATGCTCGGGCCAACCGCGGGCGCCGCGAGCATGGTCCTCTATCTCGCCGCGGGCGCCGCCGGATTGCCCGTGTTCGCACCGATCGGCGCGCCGGGTATCGCACGCTTTTTCGGACCCACCGGCGGTTATCTCATCGCTTATCCCGCGGCCGCCTTCGTTGCTGGAGTGCTCGCCCGCCGTGAGCCGAGTCTGGTCGGCCGCTGGCTCGCGGCCACCGCTGGCGTCGTCGTGATCCTCTTCGGCGGCGTCGCACAGCTCGCGATCGTCAGTCAGAGCGTCGGCCGAGCGATAGCTATTGGGCTCACGCCCTTTGCGCTGCTCGATATCGTCAAGGCGTTCGTCGCCGCGCTCATTGCCGGACGTCGCCTCCCGAGCATTCGTCAGGCAGATTGA
- a CDS encoding BON domain-containing protein, producing MSPFRYRDDESSTGTIVGVLVGALAGFAAGMFVAQRVGGFGGLTSKIRRRAGGRFFAAAPEAEDEELEEYEEDELESEESDESLEERVLEAFRNDPILSERAVDIGSIGDGIIELAGWVESDDEAEHAVTIARGVPDVDTVVNRMSIGDEERRLRESSRRVRQGDPSLTETGWEGRTVGTGRRRQGTSQEPDRHASPKVELEDRWMSTEAELRNAADDTEGLAERRRGGGKRTVRGDRTGGAPVAPTGVPKADHVARGRDVDVQGARVDAAREPGGERTDFGDTSRT from the coding sequence ATGTCACCATTCCGCTATCGCGATGACGAGTCGTCGACCGGCACGATTGTAGGCGTCTTGGTGGGCGCGCTTGCTGGATTTGCCGCGGGCATGTTCGTCGCGCAGCGGGTTGGTGGATTCGGCGGACTCACCTCGAAGATTCGAAGGCGCGCTGGCGGTCGCTTCTTCGCGGCAGCGCCAGAGGCCGAGGACGAAGAGCTCGAGGAGTACGAAGAGGACGAGCTCGAGTCGGAGGAGTCCGACGAGTCGCTCGAAGAGCGCGTGCTCGAAGCATTCCGCAACGACCCGATCCTCAGCGAGCGCGCAGTCGACATCGGATCGATCGGTGATGGAATCATCGAGCTCGCGGGCTGGGTAGAGTCCGACGACGAAGCCGAGCACGCGGTCACGATCGCCCGCGGGGTGCCCGACGTCGACACGGTCGTGAACCGCATGTCCATTGGCGACGAAGAGCGCCGGCTTCGCGAATCCTCGCGCCGCGTGCGGCAGGGCGATCCGTCGCTGACGGAGACTGGCTGGGAAGGACGCACCGTTGGGACTGGTCGCCGGCGTCAGGGGACGTCACAGGAACCCGATCGTCATGCGTCGCCGAAAGTGGAGCTCGAGGATCGGTGGATGAGTACGGAAGCCGAGCTTCGCAACGCGGCGGACGACACCGAAGGGCTCGCGGAGCGACGTCGCGGCGGCGGCAAGCGCACCGTTCGCGGCGATCGCACAGGCGGCGCACCAGTCGCGCCGACTGGTGTACCCAAGGCAGATCACGTAGCGCGTGGACGCGACGTCGATGTACAAGGCGCGCGTGTCGACGCGGCCCGCGAACCCGGCGGCGAACGCACGGACTTTGGCGACACGAGTCGCACATAG
- the thrS gene encoding threonine--tRNA ligase, whose product MQTDEITLTLPDGATRTVSRGTLPSEVVRSIGERLLRDAIAVEIDGQIQDLMTPLRSSGSFRVLTRKDPRSLEVLRHSAAHVLATAVRRLRPEAKIGFGPAIEDGFYYDFEVDKPFTPEDLAAFEAEMSKVAEEKYPFVRAEVSRKDAQRIFVEDPLKLERLGELGDGEVISTYTDGPFVDLCRGPHVPDTSYVRATKLTSVASAYWRGDEKRQQLQRIYGTAWWKQEDLDAYVFRTEEAKRRDHRKLGRELDLFLMSPVSPGATFWTERGTFLYNTLVDFIRERQRGQFQEIKTPLIYNKALWEQSGHWGKYRENMFLILDKETNEHDMSLKPMNCPSHYVLYLSKRHSYRELPKRFVTFDVLHRNEVTGALSGLTRVRQFQQDDCHVFLREDQIEQEVKFLMGFILAYYATFGLTAQVRFATRPPVRLGDDALWDRAEAALKAALDATGAAYELKPGDGAFYGPKIDFDVTDSLGRAWQLGTIQLDYNAPERFNLLYVGEDNAEHRPVVIHRAVSGSLERFIAILIEHFAGAFPVWLAPEQVRVLPISDEVKEVAAKIAVEMRAAGLRASLDDRSETLNYRIRDGEVMKVPYMAVVGKREAEAGTIAVRARGAGKKQEIVPVAEFIERIRRESETRALST is encoded by the coding sequence ATGCAAACCGACGAGATCACACTCACGCTTCCCGATGGCGCCACTCGCACGGTGTCGCGCGGGACGCTGCCGAGTGAAGTCGTGCGGTCGATCGGTGAGCGGTTGTTGCGCGACGCGATCGCCGTCGAGATCGATGGCCAGATTCAGGATCTCATGACGCCGCTCCGATCGAGTGGATCCTTCCGCGTCCTGACGCGGAAAGATCCACGCTCGCTCGAGGTGCTTCGTCACTCGGCGGCGCACGTTCTCGCGACTGCCGTGCGTCGTCTCCGTCCCGAGGCGAAGATCGGGTTCGGTCCGGCGATCGAGGATGGCTTCTACTACGACTTCGAGGTCGACAAGCCCTTCACACCCGAGGATCTCGCCGCCTTCGAGGCGGAGATGAGCAAGGTTGCCGAGGAGAAGTACCCCTTCGTGCGCGCAGAAGTGTCGCGCAAAGACGCGCAGAGGATTTTTGTTGAGGATCCACTCAAGTTAGAGCGGCTCGGCGAACTCGGTGACGGCGAGGTGATCTCGACGTACACTGATGGTCCGTTTGTCGATCTGTGTCGTGGACCGCACGTGCCAGATACCTCGTACGTGCGTGCTACCAAACTGACCTCCGTAGCTTCCGCGTACTGGCGCGGCGACGAGAAGCGCCAGCAGTTGCAGCGTATTTACGGCACCGCGTGGTGGAAGCAGGAGGATCTCGATGCGTATGTCTTCCGCACCGAGGAAGCGAAGCGTCGCGATCATCGCAAGCTCGGTCGCGAGCTCGATCTCTTCCTGATGAGTCCTGTCTCGCCCGGTGCCACCTTCTGGACCGAGCGCGGGACGTTCCTGTATAACACACTCGTCGACTTCATTCGCGAGCGTCAACGCGGACAGTTTCAAGAGATCAAAACTCCGCTCATCTACAACAAGGCGCTCTGGGAGCAGTCGGGTCACTGGGGCAAGTATCGCGAGAACATGTTCCTCATACTCGACAAAGAGACGAATGAGCACGACATGTCGCTCAAGCCGATGAACTGCCCGTCGCACTACGTGCTGTACCTCTCGAAGCGGCATTCGTACCGCGAGCTGCCCAAGCGCTTCGTGACCTTCGACGTGCTGCATCGCAACGAGGTGACAGGCGCCCTGTCCGGACTCACTCGCGTTAGGCAGTTCCAGCAGGACGACTGCCACGTCTTTCTGCGCGAGGATCAGATCGAGCAGGAGGTCAAGTTCCTGATGGGCTTCATCCTCGCCTACTACGCGACGTTTGGTCTGACGGCGCAGGTGCGTTTCGCGACTCGGCCGCCGGTGCGGCTGGGCGACGATGCGCTCTGGGATCGCGCCGAGGCGGCGCTCAAGGCGGCGCTCGACGCCACGGGCGCCGCGTACGAGCTCAAGCCTGGCGACGGTGCGTTTTACGGCCCCAAGATCGATTTCGATGTCACCGACTCGTTAGGTCGCGCCTGGCAGCTGGGGACGATCCAGCTCGACTACAACGCGCCGGAGCGGTTCAACCTGCTCTATGTCGGCGAGGACAACGCCGAGCACCGTCCGGTGGTGATTCACCGCGCGGTGAGCGGCTCGCTCGAGCGATTCATCGCGATCCTCATCGAGCACTTTGCGGGTGCGTTCCCGGTGTGGCTGGCACCGGAGCAGGTGCGCGTGTTGCCGATCTCCGACGAGGTGAAGGAGGTCGCGGCGAAGATCGCGGTCGAGATGCGTGCGGCGGGCTTGCGCGCGTCGCTCGACGACCGTTCGGAAACACTCAACTATCGAATTCGTGACGGCGAGGTAATGAAGGTCCCGTACATGGCCGTTGTCGGCAAACGCGAAGCGGAGGCGGGAACCATCGCCGTGAGGGCGCGCGGGGCGGGGAAGAAGCAGGAGATCGTCCCGGTCGCGGAGTTCATCGAACGCATCAGGCGGGAGTCGGAGACGCGTGCACTGAGTACGTGA
- a CDS encoding valine--tRNA ligase, whose translation MTELPDRYDPATTESEVYEQWLEHGSFAADATRSSRIGGDRAPFTIVMPPPNVTGILHVGHGLTYTVQDVLVRWARMRGTETLWVPGTDHAGIATQNVVERLIAQEGKTRFDLGRETFVMRTRAFVEEKGGVILKQLRAIGASADWDRTAYTLSPELSRAVRESFVRLYERGLIYKGHRVIHWCPRCLTSLSDEEAEFQDEPGSLFHIKYPLSDDPSRSVTIATTRPETMLADVAVAVNPKDERYRALIGKTVRLPIVHVDIPIIADDYADPEFGTGVVKITPAHDANDFDVGKRHGLSAPVVIDETGTMREERDSAGRVPAELQGLDRFEARDRIVGLLEAERALARVETHEHAVRHCYRCDTVVEPRLSDQWFVKMAPLAEPALAAVRTGAIRILPERWEAVYVNWMENIRDWNISRQLWWGHRIPVWYCDDCDPPQNVIVSREDVARCPYCEGPVRQDEDVLDTWFSSWLWPLSTLGWPNEEARDLKAFYPTDVLVTAPEILFFWVARMIMAGYAFLGRAPYHTVYLHGTARDTQHRRMSKSLGNGVDPLDVVTLYGADAFRWTLIAGLGIGADVILDPADLEKSFSPGRNFATKLWNIGRFLLSNLGDAPVQPLSAVDQRQLTLPDAWVLDRLDAAIAECDAALGPLQPTAPSDGVDKRIWREDERYLGLRLNEYAESARRFVWNEVADWYLESLKGRLAPDAEPNDREVARSVLLHVFDGALRLLHPIVPFITEALWQKLPGRSAGENLVRASWPGGTSRDGAPRGADFELVRDAVLGIRQIRGDYNVAPGKALDASILARSDARVYEENADTIGRLARARVTVSSGVGEGPEGAAHVLLRGGSEVIVPLAGLIDVDKECSRLRGELEALDKQIMSREQRLANPKYVERAPEHVVRSDRATLEEMVSKRGQLTEKVRALCGT comes from the coding sequence ATGACTGAGCTCCCTGACAGATACGACCCCGCGACAACGGAGTCCGAGGTCTACGAACAGTGGTTGGAGCACGGGTCGTTTGCGGCCGATGCGACGCGATCGTCGCGCATCGGCGGCGATCGCGCGCCCTTCACCATCGTCATGCCGCCGCCTAACGTGACCGGCATTCTCCACGTCGGTCATGGGCTCACCTACACCGTGCAGGATGTCCTCGTTCGCTGGGCGCGGATGCGTGGGACTGAAACACTCTGGGTCCCTGGGACGGATCACGCCGGCATCGCGACGCAGAACGTCGTCGAGCGGCTGATCGCTCAGGAGGGAAAGACGCGCTTCGATCTCGGACGTGAGACGTTCGTAATGCGGACGAGAGCGTTCGTCGAGGAGAAGGGCGGCGTCATTCTCAAACAGCTGCGCGCGATCGGGGCGTCGGCCGACTGGGATCGCACGGCGTACACGCTCTCGCCGGAGCTGTCGCGCGCGGTGCGTGAGTCGTTCGTGCGCCTGTACGAGCGCGGCCTGATCTACAAGGGCCACCGCGTGATTCACTGGTGCCCGCGCTGTCTCACGTCGCTGAGCGATGAGGAAGCGGAATTTCAGGACGAGCCGGGCTCGTTGTTTCACATCAAGTATCCGCTCTCCGACGATCCATCGCGCAGCGTCACGATTGCGACGACGCGGCCGGAGACGATGCTCGCCGATGTCGCCGTCGCGGTGAATCCGAAGGACGAGCGATATCGCGCGCTGATCGGGAAAACCGTGCGGCTTCCGATCGTGCACGTCGATATCCCGATCATTGCGGACGACTATGCCGATCCGGAGTTTGGTACGGGCGTGGTCAAGATCACACCGGCGCACGACGCGAACGATTTCGACGTGGGGAAGCGCCACGGGTTGTCCGCTCCCGTCGTGATCGACGAGACCGGCACGATGCGCGAGGAGCGCGATTCCGCCGGGCGTGTGCCCGCCGAGCTGCAGGGATTGGATCGCTTCGAGGCACGCGACCGGATCGTCGGGCTGCTCGAGGCCGAGCGCGCTCTCGCTCGCGTCGAAACGCACGAGCATGCCGTTAGGCACTGCTATCGTTGCGATACGGTGGTCGAGCCGCGCCTGTCCGATCAATGGTTCGTCAAGATGGCGCCCCTCGCGGAGCCGGCGCTCGCGGCCGTCCGCACCGGAGCGATCCGCATCCTGCCCGAACGGTGGGAAGCGGTGTACGTGAACTGGATGGAGAACATCCGCGACTGGAACATCTCGCGACAGCTCTGGTGGGGTCACCGAATTCCGGTCTGGTATTGCGACGACTGCGATCCACCGCAGAATGTCATCGTCAGTCGCGAGGATGTCGCTCGTTGTCCGTATTGCGAGGGTCCCGTGCGGCAGGATGAGGACGTGCTCGATACGTGGTTCTCATCCTGGCTCTGGCCCTTGTCGACGCTGGGCTGGCCTAACGAGGAGGCGCGAGACCTCAAGGCCTTCTATCCAACCGACGTGCTCGTCACGGCACCGGAGATTCTCTTCTTCTGGGTCGCGCGCATGATCATGGCCGGTTACGCGTTCCTCGGGCGCGCGCCGTATCACACGGTGTACCTGCACGGCACGGCACGCGACACCCAGCATCGCCGGATGTCGAAGTCGCTCGGCAACGGCGTGGATCCGCTGGACGTCGTGACGCTCTATGGGGCCGACGCCTTTCGCTGGACGCTCATTGCTGGTCTCGGAATCGGCGCCGACGTCATTCTCGACCCGGCGGATCTCGAGAAGTCATTTTCGCCCGGACGCAACTTCGCGACGAAGCTCTGGAACATCGGCCGGTTCCTGCTCTCGAATCTCGGCGACGCACCCGTTCAACCACTGAGCGCCGTCGATCAACGGCAATTGACGCTGCCGGACGCCTGGGTGCTCGATCGGCTCGACGCGGCAATCGCGGAGTGCGATGCCGCGTTAGGTCCGCTGCAGCCGACGGCGCCGTCCGATGGCGTCGACAAGCGGATCTGGCGTGAAGACGAGCGTTACCTGGGGCTGCGCCTCAATGAATACGCCGAGTCGGCCCGGCGGTTCGTCTGGAACGAGGTCGCCGATTGGTACCTCGAGTCCCTGAAGGGGCGGCTCGCTCCCGACGCCGAGCCTAACGATCGCGAGGTCGCGCGCTCGGTGCTGCTGCATGTCTTCGACGGTGCGCTCCGCCTGCTCCATCCGATCGTACCGTTCATTACCGAGGCGTTGTGGCAGAAGCTGCCGGGGCGGTCCGCGGGAGAAAATCTCGTGCGCGCCAGCTGGCCGGGGGGAACGTCTCGGGACGGAGCCCCGAGAGGCGCGGACTTCGAGCTCGTTCGCGACGCGGTGCTTGGTATTCGGCAGATTCGCGGCGATTACAACGTCGCACCGGGCAAAGCACTCGATGCCTCCATTCTCGCCAGGAGCGATGCGCGAGTCTATGAGGAGAATGCGGACACGATCGGGCGCCTGGCGCGAGCGCGCGTGACCGTGTCGTCGGGCGTTGGAGAGGGACCCGAAGGCGCAGCGCACGTGCTCTTGCGCGGCGGGAGCGAAGTCATCGTACCGCTCGCGGGGCTGATCGACGTCGACAAGGAGTGTTCGCGGCTTCGCGGCGAGCTCGAAGCATTGGACAAGCAGATCATGTCGCGAGAGCAACGTTTAGCGAATCCGAAATACGTGGAGCGCGCGCCGGAGCATGTCGTCCGCAGCGATCGGGCAACACTCGAGGAGATGGTCTCGAAGCGTGGGCAACTCACCGAGAAGGTGCGAGCGTTGTGCGGCACCTGA
- the selA gene encoding L-seryl-tRNA(Sec) selenium transferase, translated as MIRGASAPNADPRRSLPSVNTLLEMPGMHALLERAPRASVVDAVRAVIDAARVGDGAPHDEDAWVAAVDRELARIVRPSLRPVINATGVVLHTNLGRAPLPEAAVAAIASVASGYSNLEYDIETGARGSRYVHCAALLRELTGAEDALVVNNCAAALVLALNTFADRRGAIISRGEMVEIGGSFRIPEIMERSGARLVEVGTTNRTHVDDYRRALGDPNAIGALLKVHRSNFAIEGFVAEASVAELQPIAVGAGVPIIHDLGSGLLISLEAFGLTGEPTAREALSAGATLVTMSGDKLLGGPQAGLIVGERDAIASLRRNPLARSYRVDKLTLAALEATLALYREPAQAMRDVPVLAMLGASIDGLRRRAQALSDALGAFAGFIEIADSEASVGGGAFPTAKIPSVALSLARDATALENTLRLGERAVIGRVAEGKMLLDVRTVLPRDDRALATALIAALHTRS; from the coding sequence ATGATTCGCGGCGCGTCCGCGCCTAACGCCGACCCGCGGCGCAGCTTGCCGAGCGTCAACACGCTGCTCGAGATGCCGGGCATGCACGCGTTGCTCGAGCGGGCGCCGCGGGCGAGCGTCGTCGATGCGGTCCGAGCCGTCATCGACGCCGCGCGCGTAGGCGACGGCGCTCCGCATGACGAGGATGCATGGGTGGCGGCCGTCGATCGTGAGCTGGCGCGCATCGTACGTCCATCCCTGCGGCCGGTCATCAACGCGACCGGCGTTGTGCTGCACACGAACCTCGGCCGCGCGCCACTTCCCGAAGCCGCCGTCGCCGCAATCGCGTCGGTCGCCAGTGGCTACTCCAATCTCGAGTATGACATCGAGACCGGCGCTCGCGGTTCTCGCTACGTGCACTGCGCCGCGCTCCTGCGCGAGCTCACCGGCGCCGAAGACGCGCTCGTCGTCAACAACTGCGCAGCGGCGCTCGTCCTCGCGCTCAACACGTTCGCCGATCGACGCGGCGCTATCATTTCGCGCGGCGAGATGGTGGAGATCGGTGGCAGCTTCCGCATTCCCGAAATCATGGAGCGAAGCGGTGCGCGGCTCGTCGAGGTCGGCACGACCAATCGGACGCACGTCGACGACTACCGTCGCGCGTTAGGCGACCCGAACGCGATTGGCGCCCTGCTCAAGGTCCATCGCAGCAACTTCGCGATCGAGGGATTCGTGGCCGAGGCGTCGGTCGCCGAGCTGCAACCGATCGCCGTGGGTGCGGGCGTGCCCATCATTCACGATCTCGGCAGCGGCCTGCTCATCTCGCTCGAGGCCTTCGGCCTAACGGGCGAGCCGACAGCGCGCGAGGCGCTCAGCGCGGGCGCGACGCTCGTTACGATGAGCGGCGATAAGCTGCTTGGCGGACCACAAGCCGGACTGATCGTCGGCGAGCGAGACGCAATCGCCTCGTTACGCCGGAATCCGCTCGCGCGGTCGTATCGCGTGGACAAACTCACGCTCGCGGCGCTCGAGGCAACGTTGGCGTTGTATCGCGAGCCCGCGCAGGCCATGCGCGACGTCCCCGTGCTCGCGATGCTGGGCGCATCGATCGACGGTCTGCGCCGGCGTGCCCAGGCGCTGAGTGACGCGCTCGGCGCATTCGCTGGATTCATCGAGATCGCAGACAGCGAGGCCAGCGTTGGTGGAGGTGCATTCCCCACGGCGAAGATTCCGTCCGTCGCACTCTCGCTCGCCCGCGACGCGACCGCGCTGGAGAACACGCTTCGACTTGGCGAGCGCGCCGTGATCGGTCGCGTTGCGGAGGGCAAAATGCTGCTCGACGTGCGCACCGTGTTACCGCGCGACGACCGCGCGCTCGCCACGGCCCTTATCGCAGCACTGCATACGCGCTCGTGA
- a CDS encoding HAD-IIIA family hydrolase: MSTSVPRAAAFLDRDGTIIDDAHYIADPKLVALRPGAGAAIAQLNRAHVPVIVVTNQSGIARHLLSRADYDRVASRMAELLAEHRAHVDATYVCPHHPDFDGECDCRKPGTLLFRQAANDLHLDLERSTYIGDRWRDVAPGVALGGRPMLIVDDDTRLDERERAEGAGVELVMSLAEAVERVLASTLYEPLH; encoded by the coding sequence GTGAGTACGTCGGTCCCCCGCGCGGCGGCGTTTCTGGATCGCGACGGAACGATCATCGACGACGCCCACTACATCGCCGATCCGAAGCTCGTTGCGCTACGCCCGGGCGCCGGGGCCGCGATTGCGCAACTCAATCGGGCCCACGTGCCAGTCATTGTCGTCACGAATCAATCGGGGATTGCGCGTCACTTGCTGAGCCGGGCGGATTACGACCGCGTCGCCTCACGAATGGCCGAGCTGCTCGCGGAGCATCGCGCGCACGTCGACGCGACGTATGTCTGTCCGCATCATCCCGATTTCGACGGCGAATGCGACTGCCGAAAGCCGGGCACGCTGTTGTTCCGTCAGGCCGCCAACGATCTGCATCTCGATCTCGAGCGCTCGACCTACATCGGCGATCGGTGGCGCGACGTCGCGCCCGGAGTCGCGCTGGGCGGGCGCCCGATGCTGATCGTCGACGACGACACGCGCCTCGACGAGCGCGAGCGCGCCGAGGGTGCAGGAGTGGAGTTGGTCATGTCTCTCGCCGAAGCAGTGGAACGAGTCCTGGCCTCGACGCTCTACGAGCCACTCCACTAG
- a CDS encoding acetyl-CoA C-acetyltransferase — translation MSTPVILAAARTPIGKFLGGLSTLSAPELGAAAIRAAVERSRVPADDIDEVIMGNVIQGGVGQAPARQAALKAGLPSSVSALTVNKVCGSGLKAVMLAAQSIRAGDAEVVVAGGQESMSNAPYYVYGLRNGVKLGDQQMVDGMIKDGLWCAFCDVHMGGHAEYTARKAHVTRDMQDDFAVESHRRAAAAIERGKFKAEITPVSVPGRKGPTVVDTDEGPRKDTTRESLAKLRPAFPQQGTAAEQLTVTAGNASSLNDGGAATVVASEEYARAHGLSILARITGYATGATNPEDLFFAPIYAVRNLMAKTGTRIGDYDLIEANEAFASQAIADGQELGWDWSRVNVNGGAIALGHPIGASGARVLTTLLYAMQDRGARTGLATLCLGGGDAVALSVERVD, via the coding sequence ATGAGCACCCCAGTAATCCTCGCTGCCGCCCGGACGCCGATCGGCAAGTTCCTGGGCGGGTTATCAACGCTGTCTGCCCCCGAGCTCGGCGCTGCGGCCATCCGCGCTGCCGTCGAACGTTCCCGCGTTCCCGCGGACGACATCGACGAAGTCATCATGGGCAACGTCATCCAGGGCGGCGTCGGCCAGGCACCCGCGCGCCAGGCGGCCCTCAAAGCAGGTCTCCCTTCGAGCGTTTCGGCGCTCACCGTCAACAAAGTCTGCGGCTCTGGACTCAAGGCGGTGATGCTCGCCGCGCAATCGATTCGCGCCGGTGACGCCGAAGTCGTCGTCGCCGGCGGTCAGGAGTCGATGTCCAACGCGCCGTACTATGTCTATGGTTTGCGCAATGGCGTGAAGCTCGGCGATCAGCAGATGGTCGACGGCATGATCAAGGACGGCCTCTGGTGCGCCTTCTGCGACGTGCACATGGGCGGACACGCCGAGTATACGGCTCGTAAAGCACACGTCACGCGCGACATGCAGGACGACTTTGCCGTCGAGTCACATCGACGCGCTGCCGCCGCGATCGAGCGCGGCAAGTTCAAGGCGGAGATCACGCCAGTTTCGGTGCCGGGTCGCAAGGGTCCAACCGTCGTCGACACCGACGAAGGCCCGCGCAAGGACACAACGCGCGAGTCGCTTGCCAAGCTGCGTCCTGCATTTCCGCAGCAGGGCACGGCGGCCGAGCAACTCACGGTCACCGCCGGCAACGCATCGAGCCTGAACGATGGCGGCGCAGCGACCGTCGTCGCGAGTGAGGAATACGCCCGGGCTCATGGCCTTTCGATTCTTGCGCGGATCACGGGCTACGCAACTGGTGCGACGAATCCGGAAGATCTATTCTTCGCCCCGATTTACGCCGTGCGGAACCTGATGGCGAAGACAGGTACTCGTATCGGCGACTACGATCTCATCGAGGCGAATGAGGCCTTTGCCTCTCAGGCGATCGCCGACGGCCAGGAGCTTGGCTGGGACTGGAGTCGCGTCAACGTCAACGGCGGCGCGATTGCGCTCGGCCATCCGATCGGGGCGAGCGGGGCGCGGGTGTTGACGACGCTCCTCTATGCCATGCAGGATCGTGGAGCGCGCACCGGCCTCGCGACACTCTGCCTCGGCGGCGGCGACGCTGTTGCTCTGAGCGTCGAACGTGTCGATTGA